A stretch of Plutella xylostella chromosome 10, ilPluXylo3.1, whole genome shotgun sequence DNA encodes these proteins:
- the LOC105380428 gene encoding restin homolog isoform X1, with the protein MSEPQEEIVGSSTTPPVENAPPEANGAASAAFKPPESAPQRPTSLPKPSGLKPPSKIGRLCSNSAPKPAVPASPRTDGSTSDSVRKLSDDLSRKHLSDLIEDEEDEVSSSLPERPRSRRKVSTSSTFSGTSMDALWEKHPRRLSEAGLRRSSDHSVVLTEDTDSFIIGERVWVGGTKPGQIAYIGETQFAPGDWAGIVLDEPIGKNDGSVAGHRYFQCSEKRGVFSRLTRLTRVPLVSHSTRDDASPVSDAGSVFERPPSGMARARRALSPNGSIRSVVSSKMNASISTTTTSNEVRLGDRVIVSSSRGSKAGTLKYVGVTDFAPGVWAGVELDDPLGKNDGSVDGKRYFECSPRFGLFAPISKVSRSPSNRKPGQCAIHSNGRQTPIRRSNSRDSLTSMGTSIASSRIGVRLGTTPLGAQRMSGPRASSTPVNAKNALQELLREKQHHLERLMRERELERSEVAKVTLQADRAETALAQIKKEATQTSTENEKLKAELDKLIKQLEDERQKVEDLMFRNEEENINKEDYYKYKEEMEKERAAQDLRIRELEAEAVLQQARADAAAATLRALEDTRAAEAAAISEQHREELTAAQALSTELQKLLDEAYALLKEKESEKDSLGKSMTEELSKVKADSERALNEAKSKIAIAQTEFETQISVMTAKLQLAESKLESEKQNVERLNKENSQTIVDLNTKLAQLQAVVDDKTHELNKVLGSGKEHELNLNKEITKLKMELSAKVLDLEQLNDTHKKQEVTCKGLQEEIARVKEEYSTKINEYESLLNEASQQNEKTQSEIMALQQSLSAKTKDYERLLNESSTNTSSTEKLISEYQQTIHERDKEIIKLKDDYEQETANFNIKHSKIAEEHKKEIDDRNTKIAELVKEIESHKNALDQSKVAFETLNTQFNVNADELKSLKDENDQLNKSIAELTQANNELKAKVSAMELEIGEHKRQLESTVEKCNELQKSKEKIESEYMNLTGQATDSNEQFNQLTQHLKQTEKELQELKDKQRENANNHGRIEQELKQKLFKLQEDYAEERGQLVRSADDSMEKLHATENKVKEFEAQVNELKNLIKERESSNDKIMDENNNLKRVIEELKIKENEIASEYQSIRKQMETEIEKYKEEVSLLKAEGATSEVKLMEKVDQLIEAQNDLNNKLEESRQHEDALQKVVDDMTAKMNNQKSQYENEIAQIQSQLTAVSGETNNLKTEETRLKESLQEKENQVKDLTLKLEMLQVDVTSNVEIVAEKDRQITQINTELNATLENKKQLEEKLNNATMKISALKQQYESLIANSSAEESLVKEQLNQLECLRKDVAIITQDKTALESKCAEISESFTKLNVEHESTLKQLNENIHNNTELTKILQEKENLLKSQTDKNESDVSRIKALDEEIMLLKQVLATQNTTLEDKEMELKKLNEVLQSGASETQQKVKLLEDEIKQLSDKYKTETETLNKTCKTLQTEIVEKDKQLQELQQNKEKVIELQALIAKSESDIKQLTNINEGQKTNYEDLNKQLQQQFDEYKKESKKSRHDLKDRLREYEKQLQESKDNVTSEINKQNELQQKLVEADKNIVELTNKLELSTVQHSTNAQKDDQLEKLTLEMQALRKSSSEALANSEAALNKLKSEINNKISDLKQRDDMIAKLQEEVKKQKARVEIAEREKVLIQKEMASMPKDGVITDKNDNRAGGDDNSQKTCASETEGQVSFLNSVIVDMQRKNEQLLARVQALEAGPVTAEPALFNGRKPKAVAPRLFCDICDVFDAHDTEDCPRQAAAPDEPSRKPPPPPRPYCDICEVFGHSTENCDEEETF; encoded by the exons ACGGCAGCACATCCGACTCGGTGAGGAAACTCAGCGACGACTTGTCGAGGAAACATCTGTCTG ACCTAATAGAGGACGAGGAGGACGAGGTGAGCAGCAGCCTGCCCGAGCGCCCGCGCTCCCGACGCAAGGTCTCCA CGAGCAGCACGTTCAGCGGCACCTCCATGGACGCGCTCTGGGAGAAGCACCCGCGCCGCCTCAGCGAGGCCGGCCTGCGGAGGTCCTCGG ACCATAGCGTGGTGTTGACGGAGGACACTGACAGCTTCATAATCGGGGAGCGGGTGTGGGTGGGAGGCACCAAGCCCGGCCAGATCGCGTACATCGGAGAGACACAGTTCGCTCCTGGAGACTGGGCTGGGATTGTTCTGGATGAACCTATCG GTAAAAACGACGGTTCAGTAGCCGGCCACCGCTACTTCCAGTGCTCGGAGAAGCGCGGCGTGTTCTCCCGGCTGACCCGGCTCACCCGGGTGCCGCTCGTCTCCCACAGCACCCGCGACGACGCCTCCCCGGTCTCTGATGCCGGGAGCGTGTTCGAGCGCCCGCCCTCGGGCATGGCCCGGGCCAGGCGAGCGCTGTCGCCTAATGGCAGCATACGCAGCGTTGTCAGCAGTAAAATGA ACGCCTCGATCTCGACAACGACGACAAGTAACGAAGTGAGGCTCGGCGACCGAGTGATCGTGTCGAGCAGCCGCGGCAGCAAGGCGGGCACGCTCAAGTACGTCGGAGTCACGGACTTCGCGCCCGGAGTGTGGGCCGGCGTGGAGCTCGACGACCCGCTAGGGAAGAACGACGGATCTGTCGACGGGAAAAG ATACTTCGAGTGCTCGCCGCGCTTCGGCCTGTTCGCTCCGATATCCAAAGTGTCCAGGTCTCCATCGAACCGCAAGCCTGGCCAGTGCGCTATACACAGCAATGGCCGCCAAACGCCGATCCGGCGCTCGAACTCGCGAGATTCCCTGACCTCTATGGGGACGTCGATAGCTTCCTCTCGTATAGGGGTGAGGCTCGGGACCACTCCGCTCGGCGCTCAG AGAATGAGCGGTCCGAGAGCCTCGTCCACCCCGGTGAACGCGAAGAACGCGCTGCAG GAGTTGCTCCGTGAGAAGCAGCACCACCTCGAGCGGCTGATGCGCGAGCGCGAGCTGGAGCGCTCCGAGGTGGCCAAGGTCACGCTGCAGGCCGACCGCGCCGAGACCGCGCTGGCGCAGATCAAGAAGGAGGCCACACAG ACAAGCACAGAAAATGAGAAACTAAAAGCGGAACTGGACAAACTGATCAAACAGTTGGAAGATGAACGGCAGAAGGTGGAAGACCTCATGTTCAGGAATGAAGAGGAGAACATTAACAAGGAagattattat aaatacAAGGAAGAAATGGAG AAAGAGCGAGCAGCTCAAGACCTGCGCATCCGCGAGCTGGAGGCAGAAGCTGTCCTGCAGCAGGCCAGAgccgacgccgccgccgccaccctTCGAGCACTCGAGGACACCAGGGCCGCAGAGGCAGCCGCTATTAGTGAACAACATAGGGAGGAGCTGACCGCTGCACAAG cTCTGTCTACCGAACTTCAAAAGCTATTGGATGAAGCGTACGCGCTGCTAAAAGAAAAGGAATCGGAAAAGGATTCTCTCGGTAAAAGTATGACCGAGGAATTAAGCAAGGTGAAGGCTGATTCAGAAAGAGCACTCAATGAAGCCAAGAGTAAAATAGCCATCGCACAGACGGAATTCGAAACGCAGATTTCCGTTATGACTGCTAAACTGCAATTGGCCGAATCAAAATTGGAATCTGAGAAACAGAATGTGGaacgattaaataaagaaaacagCCAAACTATTGTAGATTTAAATACTAAGTTAGCGCAGCTGCAAGCAGTTGTGGATGATAAAACACACGAATTAAATAAAG TTCTGGGATCAGGCAAGGAACACGAACTGAACCTGAACAAAGAGATAACTAAACTGAAGATGGAACTCAGTGCCAAAGTTTTAGATTTAGAACAATTGAATGACACCCATAAGAAGCAAGAAGTTACATGCAAAGGTTTACAAGAAGAAATTGCACGTGTCAAGGAAGAATATTCGacgaaaataaatgaatatgagAGTTTGTTGAACGAAGCATCACAGCAAAACGAAAAGACACAATCAGAAATTATGGCTTTACAGCAAAGTCTTTCAGCTAAAACCAAAGATTATGAAAGATTATTGAACGAGTCCAGCACAAATACATCATCAACAGAAAAACTTATTAGTGAATATCAACAAACCATACATGAACGTGATAAAgagataattaaattaaaagatgACTATGAACAAGAAACAGCGAACTTCAATATAAAACATAGTAAAATAGCCGAAGAACATAAAAAAGAGATTGATGATCGTAACACAAAAATAGCTGAACTCGTCAAAGAAATTGAAAGCCATAAGAACGCACTTGATCAAAGCAAAGTTGCATTTGAAACACTCAATACGCAATTTAATGTAAATGCAGATGAATTGAAATCCCTGAAAGATGAGAACGATCAATTAAACAAATCTATTGCTGAGTTAACACAAGCTAATAATGAGCTTAAAGCCAAAGTATCCGCTATGGAGTTGGAGATCGGTGAACACAAACGGCAGCTTGAAAGTACCGTGGAAAAATGCAATGAGTTACAGAAATCGAAAGAAAAGATTGAATCCGAATACATGAATCTCACAGGTCAAGCTACCGATTCGAATGAGCAATTCAATCAACTTACACAACACTTGAAACAAACAGAAAAGGAGTTGCAAGAGCTGAAGGATAAGCAGAGAGAAAATGCTAACAACCACGGAAGAATAGAACAAGAATTAAAGCAAAAACTTTTCAAACTTCAAGAAGACTATGCAGAAGAACGGGGGCAGCTTGTTAGATCAGCTGACGATAGTATGGAGAAATTGCATGCTACAGAAAATAAGGTCAAAGAGTTTGAAGCTCAGGTAAATGAACTTAAAAATCTTATTAAAGAGCGCGAAAGTagtaatgataaaattatggATGAGAATAATAATCTTAAGAGGGTAATTGaagaattgaaaataaaagaaaatgagATAGCATCTGAATATCAGTCGATACGGAAACAGATGGAGACTGAAATAGAGAAATATAAAGAAGAAGTTTCATTACTCAAAGCTGAAGGTGCCACATCGGAAGTCAAACTGATGGAAAAAGTTGATCAGCTGATTGAAGCACAAAATGATCTTAATAATAAGTTGGAAGAATCCAGACAACATGAAGATGCGTTGCAAAAGGTGGTCGATGATATGACAGCTAAAATGAATAATCAAAAGAGCCagtatgaaaatgaaattgcTCAAATCCAATCGCAGCTAACTGCAGTAAGCGGCGAAACAAATAATCTTAAGACTGAGGAAACCCGACTAAAAGAATCTTTACAAGAAAAAGAAAACCAGGTTAAAGATCTAACACTTAAGCTAGAAATGTTACAGGTAGACGTGACTTCTAATGTAGAAATAGTAGCAGAAAAAGATCGTCaaataacacaaataaatacagaGCTCAATGCGACTTTAGAAAATAAGAAGCAATTGGAAGAAAAACTTAACAACGCAACAATGAAAATATCAGCAttaaaacaacaatatgaaaGCCTTATAGCAAATTCTTCCGCCGAAGAATCACTAGTGAAGGAACAGCTTAATCAATTGGAATGTCTAAGAAAAGATGTTGCTATAATTACTCAAGATAAAACGGCGCTCGAGTCAAAATGTGCTGAAATATCCGAATCCTTCACTAAACTAAATGTTGAACATGAAAGCACCTTAAAACAACttaatgaaaacattcataacaACACTGAGCTGACGAAGATATTACAGGAAAAAgaaaatctattaaaatctCAAACTGATAAGAATGAATCTGATGTGAGCCGAATCAAAGCTTTGGATGAAGAgataatgttgttaaaacagGTACTTGCAACCCAAAATACAACGCTAGAAGATAAGGAAATGGAGTTAAAGAAACTAAATGAAGTATTACAAAGTGGTGCTAGCGAAACTCAGCAGAAAGTAAAGTTACTTGAAGACGAAATCAAACAATTAAGTGATAAATACAAAACTGAGACTGAGACACTGAATAAAACTTGTAAAACACTTCAGACAGAAATAGTGGAAAAGGATAAACAGCTTCAAGAGTTACAACAGAATAAAGAAAAGGTTATAGAACTGCAAGCCCTTATAGCCAAATCAGAAAGTGATATTAAACAATTGACAAATATAAACGAAGGACAGAAAACTAATTATGAAGACCTAAACAAACAACTACAGCAACAATTCGACGAATATAAGAAAGAAAGTAAGAAATCTAGACACGATCTTAAAGACAGGCTGAGAGAATATGAGAAACAGCTGCAAGAATCCAAAGACAATGTTACATCTGAAATCAATAAGCAAAATGAACTTCAGCAAAAATTAGTAGAAGCAGATAAGAATATAGTAGAGTTAACCAATAAGTTGGAGCTTTCAACCGTGCAACACAGCACCAACGCACAAAAAGATGACCAATTAGAAAAACTGACTCTTGAAATGCAGGCATTGAGGAAGTCCAGTTCAGAAGCACTGGCTAACAGTGAAGCTGCGTTGAATAAGTTAAAAtctgaaattaataataaaatcagtGATTTGAAGCAGAGAGATGATATGATTGCCAAATTACAGGAAGAAGTTAAA AAACAAAAAGCGAGAGTTGAAATAGCTGAACGAGAAAAGGTGCTAATACAAAAAGAGATGGCGTCGATGCCTAAAGACGGCGTTATCACAGACAAGAACGATAACCGGGCCGGAGGCGACGACAACTCCCAAAA GACATGTGCCTCGGAGACGGAGGGGCAGGTGTCGTTCCTGAACTCGGTGATCGTGGACATGCAGCGCAAGAACGAGCAGCTGCTGGCGCGAGTGCAGGCGCTGGAGGCCGGCCCGGTGACCGCCGAGCCTGCGCTCTT CAACGGTCGCAAACCTAAGGCGGTGGCGCCCCGCCTGTTCTGCGACATCTGCGACGTGTTCGACGCCCACGACACGGAGGACTGTCCGCGCCAGGCCGCCGCGCCCGACGAGCCCAGTCgcaagccgccgccgccgccacgacCCTACTGCGACATTTGTGAag tATTCGGACACTCAACGGAGAACTGTGATGAAGAGGAAACATTCTAA
- the LOC105380428 gene encoding restin homolog isoform X6, which translates to MPAETKISFSDGSTSDSVRKLSDDLSRKHLSASSTFSGTSMDALWEKHPRRLSEAGLRRSSDHSVVLTEDTDSFIIGERVWVGGTKPGQIAYIGETQFAPGDWAGIVLDEPIGKNDGSVAGHRYFQCSEKRGVFSRLTRLTRVPLVSHSTRDDASPVSDAGSVFERPPSGMARARRALSPNGSIRSVVSSKMNASISTTTTSNEVRLGDRVIVSSSRGSKAGTLKYVGVTDFAPGVWAGVELDDPLGKNDGSVDGKRYFECSPRFGLFAPISKVSRSPSNRKPGQCAIHSNGRQTPIRRSNSRDSLTSMGTSIASSRIGVRLGTTPLGAQRMSGPRASSTPVNAKNALQELLREKQHHLERLMRERELERSEVAKVTLQADRAETALAQIKKEATQTSTENEKLKAELDKLIKQLEDERQKVEDLMFRNEEENINKEDYYKYKEEMEKERAAQDLRIRELEAEAVLQQARADAAAATLRALEDTRAAEAAAISEQHREELTAAQALSTELQKLLDEAYALLKEKESEKDSLGKSMTEELSKVKADSERALNEAKSKIAIAQTEFETQISVMTAKLQLAESKLESEKQNVERLNKENSQTIVDLNTKLAQLQAVVDDKTHELNKVLGSGKEHELNLNKEITKLKMELSAKVLDLEQLNDTHKKQEVTCKGLQEEIARVKEEYSTKINEYESLLNEASQQNEKTQSEIMALQQSLSAKTKDYERLLNESSTNTSSTEKLISEYQQTIHERDKEIIKLKDDYEQETANFNIKHSKIAEEHKKEIDDRNTKIAELVKEIESHKNALDQSKVAFETLNTQFNVNADELKSLKDENDQLNKSIAELTQANNELKAKVSAMELEIGEHKRQLESTVEKCNELQKSKEKIESEYMNLTGQATDSNEQFNQLTQHLKQTEKELQELKDKQRENANNHGRIEQELKQKLFKLQEDYAEERGQLVRSADDSMEKLHATENKVKEFEAQVNELKNLIKERESSNDKIMDENNNLKRVIEELKIKENEIASEYQSIRKQMETEIEKYKEEVSLLKAEGATSEVKLMEKVDQLIEAQNDLNNKLEESRQHEDALQKVVDDMTAKMNNQKSQYENEIAQIQSQLTAVSGETNNLKTEETRLKESLQEKENQVKDLTLKLEMLQVDVTSNVEIVAEKDRQITQINTELNATLENKKQLEEKLNNATMKISALKQQYESLIANSSAEESLVKEQLNQLECLRKDVAIITQDKTALESKCAEISESFTKLNVEHESTLKQLNENIHNNTELTKILQEKENLLKSQTDKNESDVSRIKALDEEIMLLKQVLATQNTTLEDKEMELKKLNEVLQSGASETQQKVKLLEDEIKQLSDKYKTETETLNKTCKTLQTEIVEKDKQLQELQQNKEKVIELQALIAKSESDIKQLTNINEGQKTNYEDLNKQLQQQFDEYKKESKKSRHDLKDRLREYEKQLQESKDNVTSEINKQNELQQKLVEADKNIVELTNKLELSTVQHSTNAQKDDQLEKLTLEMQALRKSSSEALANSEAALNKLKSEINNKISDLKQRDDMIAKLQEEVKKQKARVEIAEREKVLIQKEMASMPKDGVITDKNDNRAGGDDNSQKTCASETEGQVSFLNSVIVDMQRKNEQLLARVQALEAGPVTAEPALFNGRKPKAVAPRLFCDICDVFDAHDTEDCPRQAAAPDEPSRKPPPPPRPYCDICEVFGHSTENCDEEETF; encoded by the exons ACGGCAGCACATCCGACTCGGTGAGGAAACTCAGCGACGACTTGTCGAGGAAACATCTGTCTG CGAGCAGCACGTTCAGCGGCACCTCCATGGACGCGCTCTGGGAGAAGCACCCGCGCCGCCTCAGCGAGGCCGGCCTGCGGAGGTCCTCGG ACCATAGCGTGGTGTTGACGGAGGACACTGACAGCTTCATAATCGGGGAGCGGGTGTGGGTGGGAGGCACCAAGCCCGGCCAGATCGCGTACATCGGAGAGACACAGTTCGCTCCTGGAGACTGGGCTGGGATTGTTCTGGATGAACCTATCG GTAAAAACGACGGTTCAGTAGCCGGCCACCGCTACTTCCAGTGCTCGGAGAAGCGCGGCGTGTTCTCCCGGCTGACCCGGCTCACCCGGGTGCCGCTCGTCTCCCACAGCACCCGCGACGACGCCTCCCCGGTCTCTGATGCCGGGAGCGTGTTCGAGCGCCCGCCCTCGGGCATGGCCCGGGCCAGGCGAGCGCTGTCGCCTAATGGCAGCATACGCAGCGTTGTCAGCAGTAAAATGA ACGCCTCGATCTCGACAACGACGACAAGTAACGAAGTGAGGCTCGGCGACCGAGTGATCGTGTCGAGCAGCCGCGGCAGCAAGGCGGGCACGCTCAAGTACGTCGGAGTCACGGACTTCGCGCCCGGAGTGTGGGCCGGCGTGGAGCTCGACGACCCGCTAGGGAAGAACGACGGATCTGTCGACGGGAAAAG ATACTTCGAGTGCTCGCCGCGCTTCGGCCTGTTCGCTCCGATATCCAAAGTGTCCAGGTCTCCATCGAACCGCAAGCCTGGCCAGTGCGCTATACACAGCAATGGCCGCCAAACGCCGATCCGGCGCTCGAACTCGCGAGATTCCCTGACCTCTATGGGGACGTCGATAGCTTCCTCTCGTATAGGGGTGAGGCTCGGGACCACTCCGCTCGGCGCTCAG AGAATGAGCGGTCCGAGAGCCTCGTCCACCCCGGTGAACGCGAAGAACGCGCTGCAG GAGTTGCTCCGTGAGAAGCAGCACCACCTCGAGCGGCTGATGCGCGAGCGCGAGCTGGAGCGCTCCGAGGTGGCCAAGGTCACGCTGCAGGCCGACCGCGCCGAGACCGCGCTGGCGCAGATCAAGAAGGAGGCCACACAG ACAAGCACAGAAAATGAGAAACTAAAAGCGGAACTGGACAAACTGATCAAACAGTTGGAAGATGAACGGCAGAAGGTGGAAGACCTCATGTTCAGGAATGAAGAGGAGAACATTAACAAGGAagattattat aaatacAAGGAAGAAATGGAG AAAGAGCGAGCAGCTCAAGACCTGCGCATCCGCGAGCTGGAGGCAGAAGCTGTCCTGCAGCAGGCCAGAgccgacgccgccgccgccaccctTCGAGCACTCGAGGACACCAGGGCCGCAGAGGCAGCCGCTATTAGTGAACAACATAGGGAGGAGCTGACCGCTGCACAAG cTCTGTCTACCGAACTTCAAAAGCTATTGGATGAAGCGTACGCGCTGCTAAAAGAAAAGGAATCGGAAAAGGATTCTCTCGGTAAAAGTATGACCGAGGAATTAAGCAAGGTGAAGGCTGATTCAGAAAGAGCACTCAATGAAGCCAAGAGTAAAATAGCCATCGCACAGACGGAATTCGAAACGCAGATTTCCGTTATGACTGCTAAACTGCAATTGGCCGAATCAAAATTGGAATCTGAGAAACAGAATGTGGaacgattaaataaagaaaacagCCAAACTATTGTAGATTTAAATACTAAGTTAGCGCAGCTGCAAGCAGTTGTGGATGATAAAACACACGAATTAAATAAAG TTCTGGGATCAGGCAAGGAACACGAACTGAACCTGAACAAAGAGATAACTAAACTGAAGATGGAACTCAGTGCCAAAGTTTTAGATTTAGAACAATTGAATGACACCCATAAGAAGCAAGAAGTTACATGCAAAGGTTTACAAGAAGAAATTGCACGTGTCAAGGAAGAATATTCGacgaaaataaatgaatatgagAGTTTGTTGAACGAAGCATCACAGCAAAACGAAAAGACACAATCAGAAATTATGGCTTTACAGCAAAGTCTTTCAGCTAAAACCAAAGATTATGAAAGATTATTGAACGAGTCCAGCACAAATACATCATCAACAGAAAAACTTATTAGTGAATATCAACAAACCATACATGAACGTGATAAAgagataattaaattaaaagatgACTATGAACAAGAAACAGCGAACTTCAATATAAAACATAGTAAAATAGCCGAAGAACATAAAAAAGAGATTGATGATCGTAACACAAAAATAGCTGAACTCGTCAAAGAAATTGAAAGCCATAAGAACGCACTTGATCAAAGCAAAGTTGCATTTGAAACACTCAATACGCAATTTAATGTAAATGCAGATGAATTGAAATCCCTGAAAGATGAGAACGATCAATTAAACAAATCTATTGCTGAGTTAACACAAGCTAATAATGAGCTTAAAGCCAAAGTATCCGCTATGGAGTTGGAGATCGGTGAACACAAACGGCAGCTTGAAAGTACCGTGGAAAAATGCAATGAGTTACAGAAATCGAAAGAAAAGATTGAATCCGAATACATGAATCTCACAGGTCAAGCTACCGATTCGAATGAGCAATTCAATCAACTTACACAACACTTGAAACAAACAGAAAAGGAGTTGCAAGAGCTGAAGGATAAGCAGAGAGAAAATGCTAACAACCACGGAAGAATAGAACAAGAATTAAAGCAAAAACTTTTCAAACTTCAAGAAGACTATGCAGAAGAACGGGGGCAGCTTGTTAGATCAGCTGACGATAGTATGGAGAAATTGCATGCTACAGAAAATAAGGTCAAAGAGTTTGAAGCTCAGGTAAATGAACTTAAAAATCTTATTAAAGAGCGCGAAAGTagtaatgataaaattatggATGAGAATAATAATCTTAAGAGGGTAATTGaagaattgaaaataaaagaaaatgagATAGCATCTGAATATCAGTCGATACGGAAACAGATGGAGACTGAAATAGAGAAATATAAAGAAGAAGTTTCATTACTCAAAGCTGAAGGTGCCACATCGGAAGTCAAACTGATGGAAAAAGTTGATCAGCTGATTGAAGCACAAAATGATCTTAATAATAAGTTGGAAGAATCCAGACAACATGAAGATGCGTTGCAAAAGGTGGTCGATGATATGACAGCTAAAATGAATAATCAAAAGAGCCagtatgaaaatgaaattgcTCAAATCCAATCGCAGCTAACTGCAGTAAGCGGCGAAACAAATAATCTTAAGACTGAGGAAACCCGACTAAAAGAATCTTTACAAGAAAAAGAAAACCAGGTTAAAGATCTAACACTTAAGCTAGAAATGTTACAGGTAGACGTGACTTCTAATGTAGAAATAGTAGCAGAAAAAGATCGTCaaataacacaaataaatacagaGCTCAATGCGACTTTAGAAAATAAGAAGCAATTGGAAGAAAAACTTAACAACGCAACAATGAAAATATCAGCAttaaaacaacaatatgaaaGCCTTATAGCAAATTCTTCCGCCGAAGAATCACTAGTGAAGGAACAGCTTAATCAATTGGAATGTCTAAGAAAAGATGTTGCTATAATTACTCAAGATAAAACGGCGCTCGAGTCAAAATGTGCTGAAATATCCGAATCCTTCACTAAACTAAATGTTGAACATGAAAGCACCTTAAAACAACttaatgaaaacattcataacaACACTGAGCTGACGAAGATATTACAGGAAAAAgaaaatctattaaaatctCAAACTGATAAGAATGAATCTGATGTGAGCCGAATCAAAGCTTTGGATGAAGAgataatgttgttaaaacagGTACTTGCAACCCAAAATACAACGCTAGAAGATAAGGAAATGGAGTTAAAGAAACTAAATGAAGTATTACAAAGTGGTGCTAGCGAAACTCAGCAGAAAGTAAAGTTACTTGAAGACGAAATCAAACAATTAAGTGATAAATACAAAACTGAGACTGAGACACTGAATAAAACTTGTAAAACACTTCAGACAGAAATAGTGGAAAAGGATAAACAGCTTCAAGAGTTACAACAGAATAAAGAAAAGGTTATAGAACTGCAAGCCCTTATAGCCAAATCAGAAAGTGATATTAAACAATTGACAAATATAAACGAAGGACAGAAAACTAATTATGAAGACCTAAACAAACAACTACAGCAACAATTCGACGAATATAAGAAAGAAAGTAAGAAATCTAGACACGATCTTAAAGACAGGCTGAGAGAATATGAGAAACAGCTGCAAGAATCCAAAGACAATGTTACATCTGAAATCAATAAGCAAAATGAACTTCAGCAAAAATTAGTAGAAGCAGATAAGAATATAGTAGAGTTAACCAATAAGTTGGAGCTTTCAACCGTGCAACACAGCACCAACGCACAAAAAGATGACCAATTAGAAAAACTGACTCTTGAAATGCAGGCATTGAGGAAGTCCAGTTCAGAAGCACTGGCTAACAGTGAAGCTGCGTTGAATAAGTTAAAAtctgaaattaataataaaatcagtGATTTGAAGCAGAGAGATGATATGATTGCCAAATTACAGGAAGAAGTTAAA AAACAAAAAGCGAGAGTTGAAATAGCTGAACGAGAAAAGGTGCTAATACAAAAAGAGATGGCGTCGATGCCTAAAGACGGCGTTATCACAGACAAGAACGATAACCGGGCCGGAGGCGACGACAACTCCCAAAA GACATGTGCCTCGGAGACGGAGGGGCAGGTGTCGTTCCTGAACTCGGTGATCGTGGACATGCAGCGCAAGAACGAGCAGCTGCTGGCGCGAGTGCAGGCGCTGGAGGCCGGCCCGGTGACCGCCGAGCCTGCGCTCTT CAACGGTCGCAAACCTAAGGCGGTGGCGCCCCGCCTGTTCTGCGACATCTGCGACGTGTTCGACGCCCACGACACGGAGGACTGTCCGCGCCAGGCCGCCGCGCCCGACGAGCCCAGTCgcaagccgccgccgccgccacgacCCTACTGCGACATTTGTGAag tATTCGGACACTCAACGGAGAACTGTGATGAAGAGGAAACATTCTAA